From the Macaca nemestrina isolate mMacNem1 chromosome 7, mMacNem.hap1, whole genome shotgun sequence genome, one window contains:
- the LOC105463652 gene encoding muscarinic acetylcholine receptor M5: MEGDSYHNATTVNGTPVNHQPLERHRLWEVISIAAVTAVVSLITIVGNVLVMISFKVNSQLKTVNNYYLLSLACADLIIGIFSMNLYTTYILMGRWALGSLACDLWLALDYVASNASVMNLLVISFDRYFSITRPLTYRAKRTPKRAGVMIGLAWLISFILWAPAILCWQYLVGKRTVPLDECQIQFLSEPTITFGTAIAAFYIPVSVMTILYCRIYRETEKRTKDLADLQGSDSVTEAEKRKPAHRALFRSCLRCPRPTLAQRERNQTSWSSSRRSASTSGKPSQATDPSTNQAKAEQLTTCSSYPSSEDEDKPATDPVLQVVYKSRGKESPGEEFSSEDAEETFVKAQTEKHDSDTPNYFLSPAAAHRPKSQKCVAYKFRLVVKADGTQENNNGCHKVKIMPCSFPVAKEPSTKGLNPNPSHQMTKRKRMVLVKERKAAQTLSAILLAFIITWTPYNIMVLVSTFCDKCVPVTLWHLGYWLCYVNSTVNPICYALCNRTFRKTFKMLLLCRWKKKKVEEKLYWQGNSKLP; the protein is encoded by the coding sequence ATGGAAGGGGACTCTTACCACAATGCAACCACCGTCAATGGCACCCCAGTAAATCACCAGCCTTTGGAACGCCACAGGTTGTGGGAAGTCATCAGCATTGCAGCAGTGACTGCTGTGGTAAGCCTGATCACTATTGTGGGCAATGTCTTGGTCATGATCTCCTTCAAAGTCAACAGCCAGCTCAAGACAGTTAACAACTATTACCTGCTCAGCTTAGCCTGTGCAGATCTCATCATTGGGATCTTCTCCATGAACCTCTACACCACCTACATCCTCATGGGACGCTGGGCTCTTGGGAGTCTGGCTTGTGACCTTTGGCTTGCACTGGACTACGTGGCCAGCAACGCTTCTGTCATGAACCTTCTGGTGATCAGTTTTGACCGTTACTTTTCCATCACAAGACCCTTGACGTATCGGGCCAAGCGTACTCCGAAAAGGGCTGGCGTCATGATTGGCTTGGCCTGGCTGATCTCCTTCATCCTCTGGGCCCCAGCAATCCTCTGCTGGCAGTACTTGGTTGGGAAGCGGACAGTTCCACTGGATGAGTGCCAGATCCAGTTTCTCTCAGAGCCCACCATCACTTTTGGCACTGCCATTGCTGCTTTCTACATCCCTGTTTCTGTCATGACCATCCTCTACTGTCGAATCTACCGGGAAACAGAGAAGCGAACCAAGGACCTGGCTGACCTCCAGGGTTCTGACTCTGTGACCGAAGCTGAGAAGAGAAAGCCAGCTCACAGGGCTCTGTTCAGATCTTGCTTGCGCTGTCCTCGACCCACCCTGGCCCAGAGGGAAAGGAACCAGACCTCCTGGTCATCCTCCCGCAGGAGCGCCTCCACCAGTGGGAAGCCATCCCAAGCCACTGACCCAAGCACCAACCAGGCCAAAGCTGAGCAGCTCACCACCTGTAGCAGTTACCCTTCCTCAGAGGATGAGGACAAGCCCGCCACTGACCCTGTCCTCCAAGTGGTCTACAAGAGTCGGGGTAAGGAAAGCCCAGGGGAAGAATTCAGTTCTGAAGACGCTGAGGAAACTTTTGTGAAAGCTCAAACTGAAAAACATGACTCTGACACCCCaaactactttctgtctccagcAGCTGCTCATAGACCCAAGAGTCAGAAATGTGTGGCCTATAAGTTCCGATTGGTGGTAAAAGCTGACGGGACCCAGGAGAACAACAACGGCTGTCACAAGGTGAAAATCATGCCCTGCTCCTTCCCAGTGGCCAAGGAGCCTTCAACGAAAGGCCTCAATCCCAACCCCAGCCATCAAATGACCAAACGAAAGAGAATGGTCCTAGTCAAAGAGAGGAAAGCAGCCCAGACACTGAGTGCCATTCTCCTGGCCTTCATCATCACATGGACCCCGTATAACATCATGGTCCTGGTTTCTACCTTCTGTGACAAGTGTGTCCCAGTCACCCTGTGGCACTTGGGCTACTGGTTGTGCTATGTCAATAGCACTGTCAACCCCATCTGCTATGCCCTCTGCAACAGAACCTTCAGGAAGACCTTTAAGATGCTGCTTCTCTGccgatggaaaaagaaaaaagtggaagaGAAGTTGTACTGGCAGGGGAACAGCAAGCTACCCTGA